One region of Hymenobacter sediminicola genomic DNA includes:
- a CDS encoding T9SS type A sorting domain-containing protein, which translates to MKTRLLNLAAALSLLTATTVSAQTTTVPNGTLDTWITRSTLEVPQSWSTIDEAIKTVPVFGGLYTSVTTAKDAGSRTGAFAARMETKLDPFLGSLIGPVPGGIVLGSVDATAIDIAGSRDVSAVGGLPFTTRAASMQFYYKLTGANALADSAYALVSLTRTVGGSVQTIATGSLRLLPATSYSLGTIPLQYTSSLAPDSIHIAFASGFAVAPTVGTVLVVDDVVMSGTVAATRNAQLTAALQAYPNPSASGLFTLAAVGHDNTLANASLTVLDAMGRIIRHQPTARNSGPRTLDLRAQPAGLYTLRLDTPDGFAVQKLLKQ; encoded by the coding sequence ATGAAAACACGCTTACTTAACCTAGCTGCTGCCCTGAGCCTGCTCACGGCAACCACCGTCTCAGCCCAGACTACCACTGTGCCCAATGGCACGCTCGATACCTGGATTACCCGCAGCACGCTGGAAGTTCCGCAGAGCTGGAGCACCATTGATGAGGCTATCAAAACGGTGCCCGTCTTTGGCGGCCTCTACACCAGCGTCACGACGGCTAAGGATGCAGGCAGCCGCACGGGGGCTTTCGCGGCCCGCATGGAAACCAAGCTCGACCCGTTTCTGGGGTCGTTGATCGGACCGGTTCCAGGTGGCATTGTACTGGGCAGTGTTGATGCAACGGCCATTGATATTGCGGGCAGCCGCGACGTAAGCGCAGTAGGCGGTTTGCCATTTACCACGCGCGCTGCCAGTATGCAGTTTTACTACAAACTCACGGGTGCCAATGCTCTGGCTGATTCAGCGTATGCGCTGGTTTCGCTGACACGCACGGTGGGCGGCAGCGTACAGACCATTGCCACTGGTAGCCTGCGCCTGCTGCCGGCAACCAGCTACAGCCTGGGCACTATCCCGCTGCAATACACCTCTTCCCTGGCCCCCGACTCTATCCATATTGCCTTTGCCTCAGGATTTGCGGTGGCCCCTACGGTCGGCACGGTGCTGGTAGTGGATGATGTGGTGATGAGCGGTACCGTGGCCGCCACCCGCAACGCTCAGCTCACGGCGGCACTCCAGGCATATCCTAATCCCAGCGCCTCAGGGCTATTCACACTGGCCGCTGTGGGCCACGACAACACGTTGGCCAATGCCTCACTTACCGTACTGGACGCTATGGGCCGCATAATACGGCATCAGCCTACTGCCCGCAACTCCGGCCCCCGTACGCTGGACCTTCGGGCGCAACCTGCCGGCCTCTACACGCTCCG